From a region of the Narcine bancroftii isolate sNarBan1 chromosome 5, sNarBan1.hap1, whole genome shotgun sequence genome:
- the psma5 gene encoding proteasome subunit alpha type-5: MFIIRSEYDRGVNTFSPEGRLFQVEYAIEAIKLGSTAIGIQTSEGVVLAVEKRITSPLMEPNSIEKIVEIDSHIGCAMSGLIADAKTLIDKARVETQNHWFTYNENMTVESVTQAVSNLALQFGEEDADPGAMSRPFGVALLFGGIDEKGPQMYHMDPSGTFVQCVARAIGSASEGAQSALQEVYHKSMTLDEAKKEALTILKQVMEEKLSATNIELATIEPSKTFHMYTKEELEEEIKKI; the protein is encoded by the exons AGGTGTGAACACCTTCTCTCCAGAAGGCCGATTATTTCAAGTTGAATATGCTATAGAGGCCATTAAG TTGGGTTCCACTGCAATAGGAATCCAGACCAGTGAAGGTGTTGTTCTCGCGGTTGAAAAGAGAATCACTTCCCCGCTGATGGAACCCAACAGCATTGAAAAAATAGTTGAAATTGATTCACACATAG gttgtgcAATGAGCGGATTAATAGCAGATGCAAAAACTTTAATTGATAAAGCACGAGTTGAAACACAG AATCATTGGTTTACCTACAATGAGAATATGACAGTTGAGAGTGTAACACAGGCAGTGTCCAACTTGGCCTTACAGTTTGGTGAAGAAGATGCAGACCCTGGTGCAATG aGTCGACCATTTGGGGTGGCATTGCTGTTTGGAGGGATCGATGAAAAGGGGCCACAAAT GTATCACATGGATCCATCTGGGACCTTTGTACAGTGCGTTGCAAGAGCGATTGGTTCTGCTTCTGAGGGTGCCCAGAGTGCTCTCCAGGAAGTTTACcacaag tcaaTGACGTTAGATGAGGCAAAGAAGGAAGCACTCACCATCCTGAAACAAGTCATGGAAGAAAAACTAAGTGCTACTAACATTGAG CTTGCAACAATAGAGCCTTCAAAAACATTTCACATGTACACAAAggaagagctggaggaagaaaTTAAGAAAATCTGA